The Nicotiana tabacum cultivar K326 chromosome 14, ASM71507v2, whole genome shotgun sequence genome contains a region encoding:
- the LOC107784045 gene encoding uncharacterized protein LOC107784045 isoform X1 has protein sequence MTRRMTLSFSVRDSKTCTTQVMTWTRISRIRLQKDHFVSLTLAPLKYLPFYLLLKFFSQDNDSEEDEDMTIKPDDSIIVCASNDDDVSHLEIWILEVLSDGTVNMYVHHEIIIPAFPLCTAWLDCPIKSGEGKGNFIAVGSMELAIEIWDLDVLDEVQPAAVLGGIADIKKKGKKKTIKYKKDSHSDSVLGLAWNKEYRNMLASASADQSVKVWDVNTSSCTVTMNDHTDKVQAVAWNPFASQILLSGSFDHTVCLKDVRYPSHGGYKFPVSADVESLAWDPHSEHSFVVSLENGTVTSFDIRLASSDPTSATKPCFTIHAHDKAVSSMSFNPLVPNLLATGSTDKMVKLWDLSNNQPSCIATRNTKAGAVFSVSFSDDCPFFLAIGGSKGKLQLWDISSEDAVLNKYGKYAAQKRPPKS, from the exons ATGACGAGGAGGATG ACATTGAGCTTTTCGGTTCGGGACTCAAAGACTTGTACTACCCAAGTAATGACATGGACCCGTATCTCTAGGATAAGGTTGCAGAAGGACCATTTTGTTTCCCTCACGTTGGCTCCTTTGAAGTATTTACCATTTTACTTACTGTTGAAATTTTTCTCTCAGGATAATGACTCTGAGGAGGATGAGGACATGACAATAAAACCTGACGATTCTATTATAGTTTGTGCAAGCAATGATGATGATGTCAGTCATCTCGAG ATTTGGATTTTGGAAGTTTTATCAGATGGTACTGTAAACATGTATGTTCATCATGAGATTATTATTCCTGCGTTTCCTCTCTGCACAGCATGGCTCGATTGCCCTATTAAAAGTGGCGAGGGGAAAG GGAACTTCATAGCTGTGGGCTCAATGGAACTAGCAATTGAAATTTGGGACCTAGACGTA TTGGATGAGGTGCAACCAGCTGCTGTATTAGGTGGAATCGCTGACATaaagaaaaaggggaagaag AAAACCATCAAATACAAAAAGGATAGCCACTCCGATTCAGTACTTGGTCTCGCTTGGAACAAGGAGTATAG GAATATGCTTGCCAGTGCTAGTGCTGATCAATCAGTCAAGGTTTGGGATGTGAATACCAGCAGCTGTACTGTCACTATGAACGACCATACTGACAAG GTTCAAGCAGTTGCATGGAATCCATTTGCATCACAGATTCTTCTGAGCGGGTCATTCGATCATACAGTTTGCTTG AAGGATGTGAGGTATCCATCTCACGGTGGATATAAATTTCCAGTATCCGCTGATGTTGAAAGCTTGGCTTGGGATCCACATTCTGAGCATTCATTTGTG GTCAGCTTGGAGAACGGTACAGTTACTAGTTTTGATATCCGTCTTGCTAGTTCTGATCCGACTTCCGCGACGAAGCCATGTTTCACTATCCATGCTCATGATAAGGCAGTGTCATCGATGTCTTTTAATCCTCTAGTCCCAAAT CTTCTTGCAACTGGTTCCACGGACAAGATG GTTAAACTATGGGATTTGAGCAACAACCAACCTTCTTGTATtgcaacaaggaatacaaaagcT GGAGCTGTCTTCTCTGTTTCTTTCTCAGATGATTGCCCCTTTTTTCTTGCTATTGGTGGTTCTAAAGGGAAGTTGCAG CTATGGGATATTTCTTCAGAAGATGCGGTGTTGAATAAATACGGGAAATATGCCGCGCAAAAAAGGCCGCCCAAATCGTAA
- the LOC107784045 gene encoding uncharacterized protein LOC107784045 isoform X3, with translation MTRRMDNDSEEDEDMTIKPDDSIIVCASNDDDVSHLEIWILEVLSDGTVNMYVHHEIIIPAFPLCTAWLDCPIKSGEGKGNFIAVGSMELAIEIWDLDVLDEVQPAAVLGGIADIKKKGKKKTIKYKKDSHSDSVLGLAWNKEYRNMLASASADQSVKVWDVNTSSCTVTMNDHTDKVQAVAWNPFASQILLSGSFDHTVCLKDVRYPSHGGYKFPVSADVESLAWDPHSEHSFVVSLENGTVTSFDIRLASSDPTSATKPCFTIHAHDKAVSSMSFNPLVPNLLATGSTDKMVKLWDLSNNQPSCIATRNTKAGAVFSVSFSDDCPFFLAIGGSKGKLQLWDISSEDAVLNKYGKYAAQKRPPKS, from the exons ATGACGAGGAGGATG GATAATGACTCTGAGGAGGATGAGGACATGACAATAAAACCTGACGATTCTATTATAGTTTGTGCAAGCAATGATGATGATGTCAGTCATCTCGAG ATTTGGATTTTGGAAGTTTTATCAGATGGTACTGTAAACATGTATGTTCATCATGAGATTATTATTCCTGCGTTTCCTCTCTGCACAGCATGGCTCGATTGCCCTATTAAAAGTGGCGAGGGGAAAG GGAACTTCATAGCTGTGGGCTCAATGGAACTAGCAATTGAAATTTGGGACCTAGACGTA TTGGATGAGGTGCAACCAGCTGCTGTATTAGGTGGAATCGCTGACATaaagaaaaaggggaagaag AAAACCATCAAATACAAAAAGGATAGCCACTCCGATTCAGTACTTGGTCTCGCTTGGAACAAGGAGTATAG GAATATGCTTGCCAGTGCTAGTGCTGATCAATCAGTCAAGGTTTGGGATGTGAATACCAGCAGCTGTACTGTCACTATGAACGACCATACTGACAAG GTTCAAGCAGTTGCATGGAATCCATTTGCATCACAGATTCTTCTGAGCGGGTCATTCGATCATACAGTTTGCTTG AAGGATGTGAGGTATCCATCTCACGGTGGATATAAATTTCCAGTATCCGCTGATGTTGAAAGCTTGGCTTGGGATCCACATTCTGAGCATTCATTTGTG GTCAGCTTGGAGAACGGTACAGTTACTAGTTTTGATATCCGTCTTGCTAGTTCTGATCCGACTTCCGCGACGAAGCCATGTTTCACTATCCATGCTCATGATAAGGCAGTGTCATCGATGTCTTTTAATCCTCTAGTCCCAAAT CTTCTTGCAACTGGTTCCACGGACAAGATG GTTAAACTATGGGATTTGAGCAACAACCAACCTTCTTGTATtgcaacaaggaatacaaaagcT GGAGCTGTCTTCTCTGTTTCTTTCTCAGATGATTGCCCCTTTTTTCTTGCTATTGGTGGTTCTAAAGGGAAGTTGCAG CTATGGGATATTTCTTCAGAAGATGCGGTGTTGAATAAATACGGGAAATATGCCGCGCAAAAAAGGCCGCCCAAATCGTAA
- the LOC107784045 gene encoding uncharacterized protein LOC107784045 isoform X2 has product MTRRMTLSFSVRDSKTCTTQVMTWTRISRIRLQKDHFVSLTLAPLKYLPFYLLLKFFSQDNDSEEDEDMTIKPDDSIIVCASNDDDVSHLEIWILEVLSDGTVNMYVHHEIIIPAFPLCTAWLDCPIKSGEGKGNFIAVGSMELAIEIWDLDLDEVQPAAVLGGIADIKKKGKKKTIKYKKDSHSDSVLGLAWNKEYRNMLASASADQSVKVWDVNTSSCTVTMNDHTDKVQAVAWNPFASQILLSGSFDHTVCLKDVRYPSHGGYKFPVSADVESLAWDPHSEHSFVVSLENGTVTSFDIRLASSDPTSATKPCFTIHAHDKAVSSMSFNPLVPNLLATGSTDKMVKLWDLSNNQPSCIATRNTKAGAVFSVSFSDDCPFFLAIGGSKGKLQLWDISSEDAVLNKYGKYAAQKRPPKS; this is encoded by the exons ATGACGAGGAGGATG ACATTGAGCTTTTCGGTTCGGGACTCAAAGACTTGTACTACCCAAGTAATGACATGGACCCGTATCTCTAGGATAAGGTTGCAGAAGGACCATTTTGTTTCCCTCACGTTGGCTCCTTTGAAGTATTTACCATTTTACTTACTGTTGAAATTTTTCTCTCAGGATAATGACTCTGAGGAGGATGAGGACATGACAATAAAACCTGACGATTCTATTATAGTTTGTGCAAGCAATGATGATGATGTCAGTCATCTCGAG ATTTGGATTTTGGAAGTTTTATCAGATGGTACTGTAAACATGTATGTTCATCATGAGATTATTATTCCTGCGTTTCCTCTCTGCACAGCATGGCTCGATTGCCCTATTAAAAGTGGCGAGGGGAAAG GGAACTTCATAGCTGTGGGCTCAATGGAACTAGCAATTGAAATTTGGGACCTAGAC TTGGATGAGGTGCAACCAGCTGCTGTATTAGGTGGAATCGCTGACATaaagaaaaaggggaagaag AAAACCATCAAATACAAAAAGGATAGCCACTCCGATTCAGTACTTGGTCTCGCTTGGAACAAGGAGTATAG GAATATGCTTGCCAGTGCTAGTGCTGATCAATCAGTCAAGGTTTGGGATGTGAATACCAGCAGCTGTACTGTCACTATGAACGACCATACTGACAAG GTTCAAGCAGTTGCATGGAATCCATTTGCATCACAGATTCTTCTGAGCGGGTCATTCGATCATACAGTTTGCTTG AAGGATGTGAGGTATCCATCTCACGGTGGATATAAATTTCCAGTATCCGCTGATGTTGAAAGCTTGGCTTGGGATCCACATTCTGAGCATTCATTTGTG GTCAGCTTGGAGAACGGTACAGTTACTAGTTTTGATATCCGTCTTGCTAGTTCTGATCCGACTTCCGCGACGAAGCCATGTTTCACTATCCATGCTCATGATAAGGCAGTGTCATCGATGTCTTTTAATCCTCTAGTCCCAAAT CTTCTTGCAACTGGTTCCACGGACAAGATG GTTAAACTATGGGATTTGAGCAACAACCAACCTTCTTGTATtgcaacaaggaatacaaaagcT GGAGCTGTCTTCTCTGTTTCTTTCTCAGATGATTGCCCCTTTTTTCTTGCTATTGGTGGTTCTAAAGGGAAGTTGCAG CTATGGGATATTTCTTCAGAAGATGCGGTGTTGAATAAATACGGGAAATATGCCGCGCAAAAAAGGCCGCCCAAATCGTAA
- the LOC107784045 gene encoding uncharacterized protein LOC107784045 isoform X4 produces MTIKPDDSIIVCASNDDDVSHLEIWILEVLSDGTVNMYVHHEIIIPAFPLCTAWLDCPIKSGEGKGNFIAVGSMELAIEIWDLDVLDEVQPAAVLGGIADIKKKGKKKTIKYKKDSHSDSVLGLAWNKEYRNMLASASADQSVKVWDVNTSSCTVTMNDHTDKVQAVAWNPFASQILLSGSFDHTVCLKDVRYPSHGGYKFPVSADVESLAWDPHSEHSFVVSLENGTVTSFDIRLASSDPTSATKPCFTIHAHDKAVSSMSFNPLVPNLLATGSTDKMVKLWDLSNNQPSCIATRNTKAGAVFSVSFSDDCPFFLAIGGSKGKLQLWDISSEDAVLNKYGKYAAQKRPPKS; encoded by the exons ATGACAATAAAACCTGACGATTCTATTATAGTTTGTGCAAGCAATGATGATGATGTCAGTCATCTCGAG ATTTGGATTTTGGAAGTTTTATCAGATGGTACTGTAAACATGTATGTTCATCATGAGATTATTATTCCTGCGTTTCCTCTCTGCACAGCATGGCTCGATTGCCCTATTAAAAGTGGCGAGGGGAAAG GGAACTTCATAGCTGTGGGCTCAATGGAACTAGCAATTGAAATTTGGGACCTAGACGTA TTGGATGAGGTGCAACCAGCTGCTGTATTAGGTGGAATCGCTGACATaaagaaaaaggggaagaag AAAACCATCAAATACAAAAAGGATAGCCACTCCGATTCAGTACTTGGTCTCGCTTGGAACAAGGAGTATAG GAATATGCTTGCCAGTGCTAGTGCTGATCAATCAGTCAAGGTTTGGGATGTGAATACCAGCAGCTGTACTGTCACTATGAACGACCATACTGACAAG GTTCAAGCAGTTGCATGGAATCCATTTGCATCACAGATTCTTCTGAGCGGGTCATTCGATCATACAGTTTGCTTG AAGGATGTGAGGTATCCATCTCACGGTGGATATAAATTTCCAGTATCCGCTGATGTTGAAAGCTTGGCTTGGGATCCACATTCTGAGCATTCATTTGTG GTCAGCTTGGAGAACGGTACAGTTACTAGTTTTGATATCCGTCTTGCTAGTTCTGATCCGACTTCCGCGACGAAGCCATGTTTCACTATCCATGCTCATGATAAGGCAGTGTCATCGATGTCTTTTAATCCTCTAGTCCCAAAT CTTCTTGCAACTGGTTCCACGGACAAGATG GTTAAACTATGGGATTTGAGCAACAACCAACCTTCTTGTATtgcaacaaggaatacaaaagcT GGAGCTGTCTTCTCTGTTTCTTTCTCAGATGATTGCCCCTTTTTTCTTGCTATTGGTGGTTCTAAAGGGAAGTTGCAG CTATGGGATATTTCTTCAGAAGATGCGGTGTTGAATAAATACGGGAAATATGCCGCGCAAAAAAGGCCGCCCAAATCGTAA